Proteins encoded within one genomic window of Gimesia sp.:
- a CDS encoding helix-turn-helix domain-containing protein: MLGELPDYDEVLSAAESAVGQCCVMHGAHVQYANIAGQKVEDVRKTFQGLFHIPDSAKTFVGGEEVSGDHIISQGQTLEFAKQSGEKGLGNFYTQEKLMEFWEISGEQYSKLLQMGLPKVILEGSTLHSEVAVDEWFKLNASRQEQHEFEELARPKDESPAEIKTQSLEGERLHSIERQLTEVRSLLQRSHQQSIVKEFYTVKEAAEKVGLAPWTIRQACNKGRISDAKKHPRSGDWRIPHQSITQIQNEGMPD; this comes from the coding sequence ATGTTAGGGGAACTTCCAGATTATGATGAAGTGTTGTCGGCAGCAGAGTCTGCTGTAGGACAATGTTGCGTGATGCATGGTGCTCATGTGCAATATGCGAATATTGCGGGACAAAAAGTGGAAGATGTCAGGAAGACCTTTCAGGGGCTATTTCACATTCCAGATTCTGCGAAAACTTTCGTGGGAGGAGAAGAAGTGTCTGGTGATCATATTATCTCACAGGGGCAAACATTGGAGTTTGCTAAGCAGTCTGGTGAGAAAGGTTTGGGGAACTTTTACACTCAAGAAAAACTGATGGAGTTCTGGGAGATTTCGGGAGAGCAATATTCAAAGCTCCTGCAAATGGGATTACCTAAAGTTATTCTAGAAGGTAGCACGCTACATTCTGAGGTTGCTGTAGATGAGTGGTTTAAATTAAATGCAAGCAGGCAGGAACAACATGAGTTTGAAGAATTGGCTAGACCGAAAGACGAAAGTCCAGCAGAAATAAAAACTCAAAGCCTAGAAGGTGAGCGACTTCACTCTATCGAAAGGCAGTTGACTGAAGTTCGAAGTCTGTTGCAGAGAAGTCACCAACAATCCATCGTGAAAGAATTTTATACGGTTAAAGAAGCTGCTGAAAAAGTTGGACTAGCTCCTTGGACAATTCGCCAAGCTTGCAATAAAGGACGAATTTCTGATGCAAAAAAACATCCACGATCTGGAGATTGGAGAATTCCGCATCAAAGTATTACGCAAATTCAAAATGAGGGCATGCCTGATTAA
- a CDS encoding site-specific integrase has product MASIEQQENGNWIIRFRFPVNGKVRKFNRSLKTQSEKTALQKHALIEQTIDMINTGRIALPDGATEKNVATFILSGGKLTVRPQAIKSVLLEDLWMEYRSDYSTGKEENSVATEETHKKNLVKILGNISIQSITTDMLQNYVNKRSLQKGIRGKTIQSATIKKELQTFRALWTTAEKKGYVKGSHPTDGVALPKANENPPFRTIEQIEHRIQSGDLNEHQIKAEWSNLFLREKEIMDLLEFVKKNAINDFIYPAFAFAAYTGARRSEIMRSEIHDFDFKQKKVTIRQKKRETDKNMTFREVVLHPTLAQIMRKWFKNHPGSKYTIVTPPSMSHRRIRSDKPQPLSADQMQDHFTRTLEGSEWEMLRGWHVLRHSFASNCARQGLREAVIDSWMGHSPDSKIKKRYQHLFPEDNQSAMEKLFQ; this is encoded by the coding sequence ATGGCCAGTATCGAACAGCAAGAAAACGGAAACTGGATAATAAGGTTTCGATTTCCCGTAAACGGCAAAGTAAGAAAATTTAATCGTTCCCTGAAAACCCAAAGCGAAAAAACAGCACTCCAAAAACACGCCTTGATCGAGCAGACAATCGACATGATCAACACCGGGCGTATAGCACTTCCAGACGGAGCGACAGAAAAAAATGTTGCCACATTTATCCTTTCTGGCGGAAAGCTTACTGTTAGACCACAAGCTATCAAATCGGTACTTCTTGAAGACCTTTGGATGGAATATCGATCAGATTATTCCACCGGAAAAGAAGAAAATTCAGTTGCCACAGAGGAAACCCACAAGAAAAACCTTGTCAAAATCCTTGGCAATATATCGATCCAATCTATCACAACAGACATGCTCCAAAATTACGTTAATAAGAGGAGCCTTCAAAAAGGGATTCGAGGCAAAACAATTCAATCTGCCACAATCAAAAAAGAACTTCAAACATTCCGTGCACTGTGGACTACTGCTGAAAAGAAAGGCTATGTGAAAGGGTCTCACCCCACTGATGGAGTCGCTTTACCCAAGGCCAATGAAAACCCTCCGTTTAGGACTATAGAACAAATTGAACATCGAATTCAGTCCGGAGATTTGAACGAGCATCAAATTAAAGCGGAATGGTCTAATCTTTTTTTGCGTGAAAAGGAGATAATGGATCTTCTAGAGTTTGTTAAAAAAAATGCGATCAATGATTTCATTTACCCAGCCTTCGCATTTGCAGCTTACACTGGTGCAAGACGGTCAGAAATCATGAGATCCGAAATACATGACTTTGACTTCAAGCAAAAGAAAGTTACGATCCGCCAAAAAAAGAGAGAGACGGATAAAAATATGACCTTTAGAGAAGTTGTTCTTCACCCCACACTAGCACAAATTATGCGGAAGTGGTTCAAAAATCATCCGGGCAGTAAATACACGATCGTAACCCCACCATCAATGTCTCACCGGAGAATTAGATCTGACAAACCTCAACCACTATCAGCCGACCAAATGCAGGATCATTTTACCCGAACCCTCGAAGGCAGCGAATGGGAAATGCTCCGAGGGTGGCATGTTCTTCGACACTCTTTTGCATCTAATTGTGCGAGGCAAGGCCTTCGAGAAGCAGTAATTGATTCATGGATGGGGCATTCACCTGATAGCAAAATTAAAAAACGCTATCAACATTTATTCCCAGAAGACAATCAATCTGCAATGGAAAAACTATTCCAGTAG
- the comJ gene encoding competence protein ComJ, whose amino-acid sequence MEKFIVDVSYSQIAVFNSGLENPFNDWADQHVLQGFSWREESVSFKTLIEAGPMVVEVRKSESMPTPNGLRVITVPFKCPHGNKVEISSIADGQVVSIEGGNYQLIFETDISDDQCWSRFTFIPNGSKLPEILIADTEIDPTTELIMHAEEA is encoded by the coding sequence ATGGAAAAATTTATTGTCGATGTATCATATTCTCAAATTGCTGTGTTCAATAGTGGGTTAGAGAATCCCTTTAATGACTGGGCTGACCAGCATGTACTTCAAGGTTTTAGTTGGCGTGAAGAATCGGTTTCATTTAAAACGCTCATTGAAGCGGGGCCGATGGTCGTCGAAGTCAGAAAATCAGAAAGTATGCCAACTCCTAATGGCCTTAGAGTAATCACAGTACCATTTAAATGTCCGCACGGTAATAAGGTCGAGATAAGTTCAATTGCAGATGGGCAGGTAGTTAGTATCGAGGGAGGCAATTATCAATTGATATTTGAGACTGATATTTCTGATGATCAATGTTGGAGTCGATTTACTTTCATACCAAATGGGTCAAAGTTACCAGAAATATTAATTGCTGATACCGAGATCGATCCCACAACTGAATTGATAATGCATGCGGAAGAAGCTTGA
- a CDS encoding sodium:solute symporter has product MNIAIGNIDLIILGLYLAGVVWFGSWVGGKQKDLSDYLLGGKTLPWWAILGSIVATETSTVTFLSVPGIAYQPDGNLQFLQLPLGYIVGRFLVILFLLPLYFRGEIFSAYEVFKKRFGGKTERLASLTFIVMRTLADGLRLYLTALVLEKVVGIPLSACVVVIGIGTIIYTCLGGMKSVVWNDCLQFVIYIAGALFAFYIILEALPGGWTDYQQFAVANHKWTMFDFQWDLSQTYTFWAGLVGGMFLSMATHGADQLMIQRYLGARNQRDAARALGFSGFVVFLQFALFLLLGIGLAAFYQSFPPATPFEKPDEVFATFIIDNLPKGIKGLTLAAVFAAAMSTLSSSLSSTTSALVNDFYLPLTSKKKQQSELVALSRVFTVLFGLAQIFVGIASQSIESSVVGNVLAIAGISTGLILGIFFLATFSQRASQASALLGFLVGLATVLYVAFIIKGTVAWPWYTLIGATTVFVVGIATSRFFPATEPADSETTE; this is encoded by the coding sequence GTGAACATCGCCATCGGAAATATCGATCTGATCATTCTGGGACTCTACCTGGCAGGCGTTGTCTGGTTCGGATCCTGGGTGGGCGGCAAACAGAAAGATCTGTCCGACTATCTGCTCGGTGGAAAAACGCTACCGTGGTGGGCCATCCTCGGCTCCATCGTGGCCACAGAGACCAGCACCGTCACCTTCCTGAGTGTCCCCGGCATCGCTTATCAGCCGGACGGTAACCTCCAGTTTCTGCAGCTTCCCCTGGGTTATATTGTGGGACGCTTCCTGGTGATCCTGTTTCTGCTTCCCCTCTATTTCCGGGGTGAAATCTTTTCCGCTTACGAAGTCTTCAAAAAACGGTTCGGCGGCAAAACCGAACGCCTGGCCTCGCTGACCTTTATCGTGATGCGTACCCTCGCAGATGGACTCCGCCTGTATCTGACCGCGCTCGTGCTGGAGAAAGTGGTCGGCATTCCGCTCTCTGCCTGCGTGGTTGTCATCGGCATCGGCACAATCATTTATACCTGTCTGGGGGGGATGAAATCGGTGGTCTGGAACGACTGCCTGCAATTCGTAATCTATATCGCCGGCGCGCTGTTCGCGTTCTATATCATTCTCGAGGCACTCCCCGGGGGATGGACCGACTATCAGCAGTTCGCCGTGGCGAATCACAAATGGACCATGTTCGATTTCCAGTGGGACCTCTCTCAGACTTATACGTTCTGGGCCGGTCTGGTCGGGGGCATGTTCCTCTCCATGGCCACCCATGGTGCCGACCAGTTGATGATCCAGCGGTACCTCGGTGCACGCAATCAGCGCGATGCGGCCCGGGCGCTCGGCTTCAGTGGCTTCGTGGTCTTCTTACAGTTCGCCCTGTTCCTGCTCCTCGGCATTGGTCTGGCGGCCTTCTACCAGAGTTTTCCGCCAGCCACGCCCTTCGAAAAGCCCGACGAAGTGTTCGCCACCTTCATCATTGACAACCTGCCCAAGGGGATTAAAGGGCTCACGCTGGCCGCCGTCTTCGCAGCCGCGATGTCGACCCTCTCCAGTTCCCTCAGCTCAACCACCAGTGCCCTGGTCAACGACTTTTACTTACCGCTGACCTCGAAGAAAAAACAGCAGTCCGAGCTGGTCGCCCTCAGTCGTGTCTTTACGGTTCTCTTCGGTCTCGCGCAGATCTTCGTGGGGATCGCCAGCCAGTCGATTGAAAGCAGCGTCGTCGGAAACGTACTGGCCATCGCCGGCATCTCAACGGGCCTGATCCTCGGGATCTTTTTCCTGGCCACGTTCAGTCAGCGGGCCTCGCAGGCTTCAGCCCTGCTCGGCTTTCTCGTCGGTCTGGCCACCGTGCTCTATGTCGCCTTCATCATCAAGGGCACCGTCGCCTGGCCCTGGTACACGCTCATCGGAGCCACGACCGTCTTCGTAGTGGGAATTGCCACCAGTCGCTTCTTCCCGGCGACTGAGCCTGCAGATTCAGAAACCACCGAGTAA
- a CDS encoding YCF48-related protein — protein MLIFNRRNTDITLRVLFLQSLLALCLLASPVSLQADTGTGAAGSPLLDDANLHAVQFLGSKTGWAVGDRGVIRKTIDGGQSWQFVSSPVDCPLRHICFVTDQIGWIAGGGTAPYGHLNQGVLLFTKDGGKTWTELIQKRLPRLHYVRFFGMQQGVVVGDTSVQHATGVFKTEDGGQTWQDITGHEADGYRSAAFFDEETGVVAGNRGHLTLVGGGAVMPPRFPPQGLRGIQNINVPLTSPGWMAGDGAMLRKTTNRGLVWEMPAGALPDPLKDFTDFKAVEVRGDRIWVVGDPGSVIWHSRDGGQTWHQQWTGQSLPLSSIDFVNDQTGYAVGALGTILRTSDGGMTWQSNHADARRVALMCVHAQPEQISFEMLSKYAGDQGYRSMVMLPIRRDLGPEGPRFQDLDLRLGEAVVSVGASVGRQDWRFPVDIPELEQNADRLIAEWNKHTEGRLAAVTLSRFVSQLRTWRPDVLIIDQPQGKDAASTLMKDAMLQAVRYAADGSRYLEHREQAGLNPWKVKKVFLRLPPGSSGHVSVEADEYLARLGLTAATAASSGKQILGKEVTGEESRFVYRQIDVDAVEGAGAPSVISGGSLFAGIGIAPGSAARRKLSEINVEDEERNRKLAERQRNLKAIAAKLITDPQYSAQLVSHLKTMTQGMSERQAALQLEQLAQQYIDHQDLEKAEATCQELVEQYPRQPEAVRAMLWLFQLWSSEEIAWQRNKNVPVERSRSTNSPGQVTDQVQNASQFSDPSTDSLLETVRQVGQLNTGAPENWRTQTAENWKKQALAAVRWFQKYAPAFYETPEVQIPLASLYRLIGSHGKADDIFRNYHTPAANESWKKIAKAENWLLHPASAPPRPVYLCKFTKTRPILDGVLSDECWQSADELHLSANPAENGGDPEAIGANPLDRPFVLMSYDRDYLYVAASIPVRDELEYPAAPDAGRTYDADLQRQDRLAFAFDIDRDYTTYYQLEVDHRGWTRDSCWIDQSWNPRWYVAREKDKRHWRTEFAIPLQELVPQTQLKRSTWGFSVVRILPAIGLEGWNYPLTTSPRPDTFGLMKFE, from the coding sequence ATGCTGATTTTCAACCGCCGGAATACTGATATCACCCTGCGCGTGCTCTTCCTGCAGAGTCTGCTTGCGCTCTGTCTGTTGGCTTCGCCTGTCTCGCTACAGGCAGACACAGGAACCGGGGCGGCAGGTTCGCCTCTGCTCGACGATGCCAATCTGCATGCGGTGCAGTTTCTGGGTTCCAAAACCGGTTGGGCGGTCGGCGATCGGGGCGTGATTCGCAAGACCATTGACGGCGGACAGAGCTGGCAGTTTGTGTCGAGCCCCGTGGATTGTCCTCTGAGACATATCTGTTTTGTCACCGATCAGATCGGCTGGATCGCCGGTGGGGGGACGGCCCCTTACGGTCATTTGAACCAGGGCGTTCTGCTGTTTACCAAAGACGGAGGTAAGACCTGGACCGAGCTGATCCAGAAGCGATTACCGCGCCTGCATTACGTGCGGTTCTTCGGTATGCAGCAAGGGGTCGTAGTGGGAGACACTTCGGTCCAGCATGCGACCGGTGTTTTCAAAACAGAGGATGGAGGCCAGACCTGGCAGGATATCACAGGTCACGAAGCGGACGGTTATCGCAGTGCCGCTTTCTTCGATGAAGAGACCGGAGTCGTGGCCGGCAACCGGGGACATCTGACCCTGGTCGGGGGCGGCGCCGTCATGCCGCCACGCTTTCCACCGCAGGGGCTGCGCGGTATTCAGAACATCAATGTTCCGTTGACTTCACCGGGCTGGATGGCCGGCGATGGCGCCATGTTACGAAAAACGACCAATCGCGGTCTGGTCTGGGAAATGCCTGCGGGAGCGCTGCCCGATCCCTTAAAAGATTTTACCGACTTCAAAGCCGTCGAAGTCCGCGGTGATCGTATCTGGGTCGTCGGCGATCCGGGATCGGTGATCTGGCATTCCAGAGACGGAGGCCAGACCTGGCATCAGCAGTGGACGGGACAGAGTCTCCCCCTTTCGTCGATTGATTTCGTTAACGATCAGACTGGCTATGCCGTGGGGGCACTGGGAACCATCTTACGAACCAGCGACGGTGGTATGACGTGGCAGTCGAATCATGCGGATGCCCGTCGTGTGGCACTGATGTGTGTGCATGCTCAGCCCGAACAGATCTCGTTTGAGATGCTGAGTAAATATGCGGGCGACCAGGGTTATCGCAGCATGGTCATGCTGCCGATCCGTCGTGACCTCGGACCGGAGGGGCCCCGATTTCAGGATCTCGATCTGCGACTCGGCGAAGCGGTTGTCAGTGTCGGTGCATCTGTGGGACGACAGGACTGGCGGTTCCCCGTCGATATTCCTGAGCTGGAACAGAATGCAGATCGCCTGATTGCAGAATGGAACAAACATACGGAAGGTCGGCTGGCCGCGGTCACGCTGAGTCGCTTTGTGTCGCAGCTGCGTACATGGCGGCCCGATGTGTTGATCATCGATCAGCCCCAGGGGAAAGACGCGGCGTCTACCCTGATGAAAGATGCGATGCTGCAGGCAGTCCGTTATGCCGCCGATGGATCGCGATATCTGGAACACCGAGAGCAGGCGGGGTTGAATCCCTGGAAGGTTAAAAAGGTCTTTCTGCGCTTGCCGCCGGGAAGCTCGGGACATGTCTCGGTTGAGGCGGACGAATATCTTGCACGTCTGGGCCTGACGGCTGCGACCGCGGCTTCGTCCGGAAAACAGATTCTGGGCAAGGAAGTCACCGGTGAAGAGAGCCGCTTTGTGTACCGGCAGATCGATGTGGACGCCGTTGAGGGAGCAGGGGCACCGTCCGTGATTTCGGGGGGGAGCCTGTTTGCGGGGATTGGTATCGCACCGGGTTCCGCGGCTCGTCGAAAACTGTCAGAGATTAACGTCGAAGATGAAGAACGTAATCGGAAGCTGGCCGAACGTCAGCGGAACCTGAAAGCGATTGCAGCGAAGCTGATTACGGATCCCCAGTATTCTGCACAGCTGGTATCACATTTGAAAACGATGACGCAGGGCATGTCTGAACGACAGGCAGCGTTGCAGCTGGAGCAGCTGGCTCAGCAATACATCGATCACCAGGATCTGGAGAAGGCCGAAGCGACCTGCCAGGAACTGGTCGAGCAGTATCCGCGTCAGCCGGAAGCCGTGCGGGCGATGCTCTGGCTGTTCCAGCTCTGGTCGAGTGAAGAGATCGCCTGGCAGAGAAATAAAAATGTGCCCGTGGAACGCAGTCGGTCGACTAACTCACCCGGACAGGTGACCGATCAGGTGCAGAACGCTTCGCAGTTTTCGGATCCTTCAACGGACTCATTGCTGGAGACCGTGCGGCAGGTAGGTCAGCTGAATACAGGGGCGCCCGAGAACTGGCGGACCCAGACTGCTGAGAACTGGAAGAAGCAGGCCCTGGCGGCGGTGCGCTGGTTCCAGAAATACGCGCCCGCTTTTTATGAGACGCCGGAAGTGCAGATTCCCCTGGCGTCGCTGTATCGTCTGATCGGTTCGCATGGCAAGGCCGACGATATATTCCGTAATTACCACACCCCCGCGGCGAACGAGTCGTGGAAGAAGATTGCCAAAGCGGAAAACTGGTTGCTGCATCCGGCCAGTGCCCCGCCACGTCCGGTCTATCTCTGTAAATTCACCAAGACGCGACCGATCCTGGACGGCGTGTTGTCCGATGAATGCTGGCAGTCCGCAGACGAACTGCACCTCTCCGCGAATCCTGCGGAGAACGGGGGAGACCCGGAGGCGATTGGCGCCAACCCGCTGGATCGCCCCTTTGTGCTGATGTCTTATGACCGGGACTACCTGTATGTGGCCGCCAGTATTCCTGTCAGAGATGAACTGGAGTATCCCGCGGCTCCCGATGCGGGTCGGACTTACGATGCGGATCTGCAGCGGCAGGATCGCCTGGCTTTCGCATTTGATATCGATCGGGATTACACGACTTACTATCAGCTGGAAGTCGATCACCGCGGGTGGACGCGCGACAGCTGCTGGATTGATCAGAGCTGGAACCCCCGCTGGTACGTGGCGCGCGAGAAAGACAAGCGGCACTGGCGGACCGAGTTCGCGATTCCATTGCAGGAACTCGTACCACAGACACAGCTCAAACGCAGCACCTGGGGCTTTTCGGTCGTGCGGATTCTGCCTGCCATCGGTCTGGAAGGCTGGAATTATCCCCTGACGACGTCTCCCCGTCCCGATACGTTCGGGCTGATGAAGTTTGAATAG